Proteins from a single region of Gossypium arboreum isolate Shixiya-1 chromosome 1, ASM2569848v2, whole genome shotgun sequence:
- the LOC108482361 gene encoding desmethyl-deoxy-podophyllotoxin synthase-like, translated as MADNIISMFPPFNILLTILFFSFIITRLVKTLKAKKPSPRLPPGPWKLPLIGNIHQLVAVSLPHFTLRNLALNHGPLMHLQLGEVSTVVISSPEFAEEAMRKNDIIFASRSYQLAPSIISYDCTNIVFSPYGSYWRHLPKICVTELLSAQRVRSFRRVREEMVSNLIKTISSSQGSPINLSDQIFSLTYRITAAMAFGSKCSEEEKFKSIITKVAELSTGLTLADFFPSIKAVEVVSGIKPKLEKLHGEADRILENIISEHKERRVEGNGSGEDEKDIVDMLLNLQQHGNLDFPLSSNNIKSVILDMFAAGSETSSISVEWAMSQLLKNPSLMEKATAEVRQVFNGNGYVDEAQFGELKFLKLVIKETLRLHNPVPLIPRECRENCKLGGYDIPANTKVLINSWAIARDSRYWSEPESFNPERFLDSSLDYKGTDFQYIPFGAGRRICPGITFGLANVEQQLAQLVYHFDWKLPNGMKCEDLDMTSGPGLTIRRKHDLFVIPVPYHPSPLQ; from the exons ATGGCAGATAATATAATCTCCATGTTTCCTCCATTCAACATCCTCCTTACCATCCTCTTTTTCTCTTTCATAATTACCAGACTAGTGAAAACATTGAAAGCTAAGAAACCGTCCCCAAGGCTGCCTCCAGGGCCATGGAAACTACCTCTCATAGGCAACATTCACCAGCTTGTTGCTGTCTCATTGCCTCATTTCACATTAAGGAACTTGGCTCTAAACCATGGCCCCTTAATGCATCTGCAACTTGGGGAAGTCTCCACAGTTGTTATATCTTCCCCTGAATTCGCcgaagaagctatgagaaaaaatgatatcatttttgCTTCCAGGTCCTATCAGTTAGCTCCCAGCATCATATCTTATGACTGTACTAACATTGTATTCTCCCCTTATGGTAGTTATTGGAGGCATCTTCCAAAAATCTGCGTAACTGAGCTTTTATCCGCGCAGCGTGTGAGATCATTCAGAAGAGTTAGAGAAGAAATGGTTTCCAATCTCATCAAGACAATATCTTCAAGCCAGGGTTCACCAATCAACCTGAGTGACCAAATTTTCTCATTAACATATCGGATAACGGCAGCGATGGCCTTTGGTTCGAAATGCAGTGAAGAGGAAAAGTTCAAATCTATCATCACGAAAGTTGCAGAGCTGTCAACCGGCCTTACCCTTGCAGATTTCTTCCCTTCAATTAAAGCAGTTGAGGTAGTTAGTGGAATCAAGCCAAAACTTGAGAAGCTACATGGAGAAGCTGATAGAATACTTGAAAATATCATTTCTGAGCATAAAGAGAGGAGGGTTGAAGGAAATGGAAGTGGTGAAGATGAGAAAGATATAGTTGATATGCTTTTGAACCTTCAACAACATGGCAACCTTGACTTTCCTTTATCTtccaacaacatcaaatcagtcaTCTTG GACATGTTTGCTGCAGGGAGTGAAACATCATCAATATCTGTTGAATGGGCAATGTCACAACTGCTGAAAAATCCAAGCTTAATGGAAAAGGCTACAGCTGAGGTGAGACAGGTGTTTAATGGCAACGGGTATGTAGATGAAGCACAGTTTGGTGAACTAAAGTTCCTAAAATTAGTCATAAAAGAAACACTGAGGTTACACAATCCAGTGCCTTTAATACCAAGGGAATGCCGTGAGAACTGTAAGCTTGGTGGATATGATATTCCTGCTAATACTAAAGTTCTTATCAATTCATGGGCAATTGCAAGAGATTCTAGGTACTGGAGTGAACCTGAGAGTTTTAATCCTGAAAGGTTCCTTGATAGCTCATTAGACTATAAAGGAACAGATTTCCAATATATTCCGTTCGGGGCCGGAAGGAGGATATGTCCAGGCATAACATTTGGTCTTGCTAATGTTGAACAGCAACTAGCACAATTGGTGTACCACTTTGATTGGAAGCTCCCCAATGGAATGAAGTGTGAAGATTTGGATATGACATCTGGACCAGGTTTAACGATAAGAAGGAAACACGACCTGTTTGTAATTCCAGTTCCTTATCATCCTTCACCTCTTCAATAA